The sequence AACCTCTTGGTGAGCTCAAATATGAGTGCTACTGATAGAGTATACGTTTAGAGGATTTCAATAGAGCGGAGGGATTCGAAGTTGCTGAAGAAACATTCTATTAAGCAACTGCCCGCCGACCAAGAGTAAAGATCAATACGGCTTGTAATAACGCGCCAACGATTGATAGCGTTGTGGCCCATAATTCGCCTCGGATGAGCTCGTACCCACCACTTGAGAAGGTAAATATCCGCCTCAAAGTGAATAACAATGAGCGGACTAACAGTTCAATATCTAGTTTGCCAAATAGGTTTAGTTGGATTACTGTCCCAGTGTTTGTACGAATCCCGAAGTGAAGGAATAAAGCAGTAGACAGAATCCAGAGAGTCAAACCGACTTTCAATACCTGTCCAGGGCTTTCTCCATGACGCATAACCCGGTACAATAGTGCGTCTCTAAACCAGGCTCTTAGAGGGGATACTCTCTTTTTTCTGGCTTCTTTTTCTCGGATATTGAATCGTCGTGCAAGACTGGACCATGCGCTACCTCGGTAGGCGGATTTGAGTTCTGAATACGTGTTTTCGGCATTGATTAGTAAACGATGTTGAGTTGATGTATCATTACTGGAGATGTATGGGAGACAGGACCACAATCGCTTGATCTGAGTACAAAGTCTTTGAGGGAATCGAGCTAAGGCTAGAACGCGACATTGGAACCACCAATAATCGCGTTCATAGACTTCTTCGAACGGTGAGTCTGGAGCTGTGTCCGATGCAGTCCGACTTGATTTCTTATTTCCAAGAGGGCGTTCCGATTTCACACCGATACCTAATTCCTCCACTCGTGGTAGGTTAAAACACTCTATCAGCCATTCCGGCTCGGCTTCTCTGTCGGCCTGATACTCTAACAGCAAACGTTCCCCGTAGTCATTTCGTTCGTCAAGAGTCGCATTCGCAAGCCGAGTCTCGGTTAAGTTAGTGTCTACCAAGCTGGACTCATTCAATGTTGCTCCAGGGAATTTTGCGCCACTTAGGTCCGAAGCTTGAAACCTACATTCACGGATCTCGGCACCCGCAAAATCTACATTCTTTAAATCACTCTGGAAGAAGTCAGCGTCCACAATTTCGGCATCTATGAACTCGGATCTCGAACCCTTTACATAAGACAGGTTGGCACCAATTATTATCGCGTTGTTAAAATCGGTGAACTCAATAGTACTTTTGGAAAAATTAGTTCGCAAACAATTTGAGCCAGTGAAATTAGCACTAGTTAAATCTGCTCCATTAGTGAATTCAGCACTGTTTAAATCTGATTCAACAAATTTAGCCTCCTTCAGTAAGGCCCCCTCGAAACTAACGCTCCTAAGAGATGAGTTCGAAAAGTTTGCGCCTGGAAGCTGGGCATCGGAGAAATCTAGATCAGATCCGTCATCAATTCCAGTCAGATTTGCATTTACAACTGGACTTGAGTGCTCAGATAGTGCTTGATTAATCAATGTGTGCGGTTTGGGTTCCAACTCAGCATGTAGAATACAATGCCCCTCAGATGATTCTTCCCAAGCACTTAGCGGGCACTTATTGCTATAGCCGTTTGGAACATCCTCCGGCCTTGGATTAAATGAGCAATCTGGCATAGAGGACTGGTTATTAGCTTTCATTTGGCCATCTACAAAACATTGTCCACGGAAGCTGATTTATACCAGATACTAACAAGTTTAATGTAAGTTACTCACAGAGTTTATGCCATGACCGTCTTCAAGATACCTCAGGAGGAATCTGATGAGTCCGATGAGCTCCCAGAGGGTGCGGTTAGAACTGAGTTTGAAGATATTGAGGACTTCAATAATTATCTTGATTCATACTACAAGAATCTATGCGATGGTGACTTGCATGTGGTTCCGGGAGTTACCGACTTAGGGGCAGATGAGCTGATTGATTGGTTATCAAGGCTATCAAGAAACTGGGATATAGAGGAGGAATATGGTGCTGTCACAAAATTAGCCCACGAAACAGAGAACCAAGACGAATCTCATGGAGCTTACTTTGCCAAAGAGACAGGGGATGACGACATAGGGTACTTTATTTTCTATACTGATGAGCCAAAGACAAAGTATGTTGATGATGTACTGATCAAGGATTTACGCCGGATTCCACAGACGAACAAACTCCACGTAACACCCAATCTTATTGAACGTCTTGTCAAGAGAGTTACTAGTAAACTGCCAGACCACATTGGGGAGGAGATCGACATCCCCTATGTCGATGAAGTTCATCTCAAGCACAAGAGTGGTTCACAGATCAGTTCGAACTTGGATTCGGAAAAGAAACGCTCAGTTTCGTTTTGGGGAGAGGATGCTGCATCAGCTATCCCCGTCTTGCGGAAAGAATTCGGTGTTCTAATTAGCTCAGTTAGAATCAAATATCCATACTCTTCGGGAGATATGGACTACTTCATATTCAAAATTGATAAAAACGGTGTATTAAAGCTAAAGAAGGGGAAGTTAACCGATATGCTCCAAGAAGTCAAACCAATTATCGAAGACACTCTAAACGTGAAGCGAGCATACGACGATACTGAGACATCTTTTGTAACTATCGGGGATAATGAAACACAGATATCGCAATCAACACCGGCACTCATCAAACCAGGCAAAAATAATCCTGCAGAAGATAGTCAGTTTAGTGCCGATGAAATCCAAGCAACGTTTGATGCTCTCGCTAACAGAGGATATATACCGATTGATCCTTATATGGAATCAGATCCTCTATACTACTCAACCACCGCTTACCACCGAGAGGACCAGATCTACTTCGATATTAGGGGTGACGCTGAGGCACTACGTTTATTCCCCCGTGCTGACCAAGAAAAGCTAGAAACGTTCTTTGGGGTTCTCAGGGCGATACACAATAATGCAGATAGCTCAGCGATGGCTCTCTCAGTTGCCGAAATGGAGGGAAATGAATGACAATCCGTGGGAAAGCGAATGGTTGGAAGAGCCTCAGGGATGAGTTTATAGACGAAGCGACCGATGCAGAACAAGAAGAGATCGTCGGGGAAATAGCTGAATATGATGAGACAGATGAACCACTACAAGATGAATTAGAGGAATATCAAGAGGAGGTGAATCTGTATAACCGTCGTTTCATCCTTCGCGCCACTCTTACCTCTTCCTTCCAATTTGGTAACGTTTTTGCCTCAGAAACAGAGTGGGAACTTGCTGATTCTCTCTCATTTGATCAGCATGAAGACGGGCCAGCAGATCTGTTCGTAGCACACAGTGAGTCGCGCGGAACGATCGTCGTATTAGCTGTTGTACAACAGAAAAACGCTGAAAAAACTTACGAGCGCCTACAAAATCTCTGTAGCTATGTCGAGTCCGAGATGAACAGTATCGAAAAAGAACTTTCGGTGATAATCGACGAAGACAAAATTGAGGGAGCAGTAGCTATTTCGAGGATTCAACCAGAAAATATTGCTAATGAGTTTTCTGAGGAAGATAACCACTGGCCTGTTTCTGTCTGGGAGTTAGTGAGCGGCAACCAAGAAACGATTTCATTGGTCGAAGAATTTGATGGAGTGGACTGGACTGGTCACAACCCAGACGGAGAACTATCAAAGCTTCTGTCTGACGGTATCGAGTTCGCTGACACAGAACACTTAGCGTTTGACTTATTCTATGACTCTCATCATCAGCGAATCTATCAGTACTTACCACCGTACTTGGACAAGGTCCACGCCAACGATAGTAATAAAACGACGTTCCATATCAGTCGGGAAGAACTAGTGGAGTTCCTCCAGGCTCAGCAGGGAGCGATAATCCGGGAGAAGGCAAGCTCTCGTGCTGACGAGCTTATCAACTGGTGGGACTATATTGGAGTTATCTCAAAAGTGAAGGACCCCGACGGGTATGATGACAGTGCAACAGTGTACACTCTCGGGCACAGAATCATATTGACCACTAATCAAAACGAAAAAATAAAAAAACAGTATCAACAAAAAGCTGCGAGAGCTCTCATCAAACGGTCCAAGCACGAACAGTATCTAAATTAGAAACTCAATCCCTAAATGTTCGACAGAACCGGACAACAGGATCAAAAACTGGCCCTTTTATAACATTTCGATATACTTTCGTCTCTGCTCCATCTTTTCGTGCTCGCTTCTGTGGTCGTAGTGTTTTTCGAGAACATTAGGGCCGACATCCGCACGATCACTGACAACCTTTTCTGGAACGTCATTGTTGAGTGCATGGGTGATTGCACCTCGACGAATCGCATGTGGTGACACGCTTGAGGGACATTTCGACGCCCCGTTGCGTTCTATCGCCTCACACGATTGGATATCGCGGTCGTGGGGACAGTTGTCTAGTTGTACGCATGGCCGTGTGAGCATGTAGACGTACTGTGCAATGGTCGATTTGTGAATGCGACCCTGGGGAGAAGCTAAGAGGGGTTCA is a genomic window of Natranaeroarchaeum aerophilus containing:
- a CDS encoding pentapeptide repeat-containing protein — encoded protein: MKANNQSSMPDCSFNPRPEDVPNGYSNKCPLSAWEESSEGHCILHAELEPKPHTLINQALSEHSSPVVNANLTGIDDGSDLDFSDAQLPGANFSNSSLRSVSFEGALLKEAKFVESDLNSAEFTNGADLTSANFTGSNCLRTNFSKSTIEFTDFNNAIIIGANLSYVKGSRSEFIDAEIVDADFFQSDLKNVDFAGAEIRECRFQASDLSGAKFPGATLNESSLVDTNLTETRLANATLDERNDYGERLLLEYQADREAEPEWLIECFNLPRVEELGIGVKSERPLGNKKSSRTASDTAPDSPFEEVYERDYWWFQCRVLALARFPQRLCTQIKRLWSCLPYISSNDTSTQHRLLINAENTYSELKSAYRGSAWSSLARRFNIREKEARKKRVSPLRAWFRDALLYRVMRHGESPGQVLKVGLTLWILSTALFLHFGIRTNTGTVIQLNLFGKLDIELLVRSLLFTLRRIFTFSSGGYELIRGELWATTLSIVGALLQAVLIFTLGRRAVA